Below is a genomic region from Rhinoraja longicauda isolate Sanriku21f chromosome 34, sRhiLon1.1, whole genome shotgun sequence.
tcaatcccaacctccttcaccactcagcccctaactccccccctccctccttccctccatcccaccctcccccactccctcccccctccctccaccattccatccctctccccctcccccctccttccaccctccctcccctcctcccggttacaatggaaaccctacgaggacgggcccaatggggaaagaggggtaatgggaaaatgggaggttcccctccctcccccctcactcccttctccctccccccctccctccccctccccttcccccctccctccccttcccccctcccccctccctccccctcccccctacccccttccctcccctctccctcccccccttccccctcccctccccccctccctccccctcccctccccctccacacctccctactccctccctcgaaaagcaactgacagaagcactaagtagccgcgaatgtttcaaaaccagcacttaaccgcgaatgttttttaaaaaagcacttaaccgcgaatgtttcaaaacaagcaattaaaaagcacttttttttttaaagtattttttttattccaagagaatgggggggtctgagaatggggactgggtagggggacaacaggggtcgttgcggtggggggcttggtggtgggggaaagaggggtactgggaaaaggggaggtcccacttccccctcaacctcttcctccccctccttcccacctccatccccactctctcccccctcaatcccaacctccatcaccactcagcccctaactcacccttccctccttccctccatccgaccctcccccactccctccccccctccctccacccttccacccctctccccctccttccaccctccctccccccctcccggttacaatggaaaccctacggggatgggcccaacggggaaagaggggtactgggaaaaggggagttcccctccctcccctcctccctcccctcccccctaccctcttcccccctccccctcacctccccccctccctccccctcccctcctccctccacacctccctccacacctccctcctccctccctccccccctcccggttacaatggaaaccctacgaggacgggcccaacggggaaagaggagtactgggaaaaggggaggtccccctccctccccccttccccctcccctcccccatcccctctccctccccctccctccccctcccccctaccccctccctcccctcccccctccctcccctcccctcctccctccacacctccctcctccctccctcccccttcccgccctccctcctcccggttacaatgcaaaccctacgaggacgggcccaacggggaaataggggtactgggaaaaggggaggtccccctccctccctcccccctacccacctccctcccctctccctcccccccttccctcctcccttcccccctcccctcccccctcccatccccccctctcccccctccctcccccctacccccctccctcccctctccctcccccctccccccctcccctccccccctccctcccctcctccctccccttccctcccccaaccctccccctttcctcccctcccggttacaatggaaaccctacgaggacgggcccaacgggcccacttggtctagtatactactaaaactctgacgttcgtgtgtatgtacgcaaacattccgtgtgtatgtacgaaagattccgaagcttctttgcttgacgcttaacttacaaaccctactcctccaagacggtacaccaaagcgctacgatttttgtaccaccatattcaccattaacctggccaactattgtaagtactttcattcaaattgaagctacctttttaaagctagagagatattaaagttaaaaattttcattttctaacccttttcttgaaggggcttcagcgtgtgacgtcacaatggcacccgtgcaccaatgagagatcagctcgcgatggacaagcagctgctattgggtgtttactctttacagaggttttaaatttacattttttttttctgaccttttttttcaaggtcttcagcttgtgacgtcacaatgcttgtgtgagatggttgcaacattgtggcgaaaagcaactgccagtttttaaaattgtgcaagtcacttaacatacacagatcagcatggggcccctattccctccctcccccccttcccccctcaaccccttcctccccactccttcccacctccatccccactccctccccccctcctcccaactccctccccacctccctcacccctcctcccctaactcccccctccctccttccctccatccctcccccctccttccaccctccctcccccccttctggttacaatggaaaaccctacggggacgggcccaacggggaaagagaggtactgggaaaaggggaggtccccctccctccccttcccccctcccctctccctccccctcccccctacccctctccctccccctcccctcctccctccacacctccctcctccctccctcccccttccctccctcccctcctcccggttacaatggaaaccctacgaggacgggcccaacggggaaagaggggtactgggaaaaggggaggtccccctccctccgcccttcccccatcccatcccccctcccacccctctccctccccccttcccccctccccttcccccctccctccctcctccctccacacctccctcctccctccctccccttccctccctcccatcctcccaatgcttgtttgagatgggtgctacattgtttcgaaaagcaccactaacagatcgcagtgagaagcactatgtgaccgcgaatgtttcaaaacaagggaaagaggggtactgggaaaaggggaggtccccctccctcccccttcccccctccctccccctcccccctccctcccttcaccctcccccctccctccccctcccctccccctccccctcccccctacccctctcccccccttcccccctcccctccccccctccctccccctcccctcctccctccacacctccctcctccctccctcccccttccctccctcccctcctcccggttacaatggaaaccttacgaggacgggcccaacggggaaagcaggggtactgggaaaaggggaggtccccctccctccccccttcccccatcccatccccctcccctctccctccccttcccccccttccccccctccccttcccccctccctcccctcctccctccacacctccctcctccctccctccccttccctccctcccatcctcccaatgcttgtttgagatgggtgctacattgtttcgaaaagcaccactaacagatcgcagtgagaagcactatgtgaccgcgaatgtttcaaaacaagcacttaaaaagcacttatcttaagcacggagggggcttggtggtgggggaaagaggggtactgggaaaaggggaggtcccacttcccccctcaaccccttcctcccccctccttcccacctccatccccactccctccccccctccatcccccctcaatcccaacctccatcaccactcagcccctaactccccccctccctccttccctccatcccaccctcccccactccctcccccctccctcccccctccctccacccttccatccctctccccctccccctccttccaccctccctccccctcccggttacaatggaaaccctacggggacgggcccaacggggaaagaggggtactgggaaaaggggagatccccctccctccccttccccttccctccccccttccctccccccttcccccctccccttccaccctccgctccctccccctcccctcctccctccacacctccctccacacctccctcctccctccctccccccctcccggttacaatggaaaccctacgaggacgggcccaacggggaaagaggggtactgggaaaaggggaggtcccccttccccctcaaccccttcatcccccctccttcccacctccatccccattccctcccccctcctccccctccctcccccctaactccaccctcccttcttccctccatccctccctcccccaatccctcccccctccctccacccttccatccctcgccccctcccccctccttccaccctccctcccccccctccccgttacaattgaaaccctacgaggacgggcccaacggggaaagaggggtactgggaaaaggggaggtccccctccctccccccttccccctcccctccccccctcccctccctccccctcccccctaccccctccctcccctcccccctccatcccctcccctcctccctccacacctccctcctccctcctcccccttccctccctcccctcctcccggttacaatggaaaccctacgaggacgggcccaacggggaaagaggggtactgggaaaaggggaggtccccctccctcccccctcccccctacacccctccctcccctctccctcccccctttccctcccctctccctcccccctttccctcctcccttcccccttcccctcccccctccccctcccctccacacctccctcctccctcccccttccctcccccccactcccctcccggttacaatggaaaccctacgaggacgggcccaacgggcacacttgtgctagtatactattaaaactcagatcttgtatgtttgtatatatatgtcactgattccggctgatttcggcaaaacggtgaaccgtaccgCCACGGTTTGTGTACCGccgtaatcaccacgcggttcgctgctggaaaatgatgtttttatttaattcggtcgcatattttttaagttacagaggtattaaagcgctgcccccccccttattgaggtttctataggtggcgctgcggtgcggctgtgctcagtacgcatgcgcggaatctcctcactctgtgctcagtacgcatgcgcggcatctcctcactcgcaccaaaaaaatggacgccgttagcggtgccagcccgcgatcaccggctcacctctcctctctccccttgcttctctcctctctcccacacccgggagaacatctccccgctatccccccccccgggcctttgaatgatgcgatctcccgcacacccccccccccggacctttcactgatccgatcccccgcacccccccccccccggcctttaactgatgctaagagtgtgtctgggggagagaaaatggggggggggggtctgaggtcAAAAAACTCgaccaacccccctcctactgatttattgaaggctttcagcatggcacctctcctctctccccttgcttctctcctctctcccaaaatgatgctaagagtatgtctgggggagagaaaattggggggggactgagaatggggaccggggagtgggactccgcccaaggggagggtgtggggagagtaagagtggggctgggtgaggagaaaatggggggtgtggggacgggcccaacgggcccgctttgaacgggcacacttgttctagtctatctatctatctatcttctatctatctatctatctatctatctatctatctatataatactaaaactctgcgttcgtatgtagggatgtatgtgtgtatgtacggaagtttaacttacaaaccctactcctccaagacggtacaccaaagcgctacgatttttgtaccgccgtattcaccattaacctgggcaactattgtaagtactttcgttcaaattgaagctacctttttaaagctagagagatattaaagtttaaattttcatttctaacccttttcttcaaggggctacatttgtttcaaaaagtttacagaaaatcatttagttttcagcaaggatttagttttcagcttgtgacggctacattgttttgaaaagcttccaagaagtcttttttgttattgcaagtcaagtcaagtcaagtcaagtcacttttatttgtatagcacatttaaaaacaacccacgttgaccaaagtactgcacatctgattaggaaaaaaaaaaaaaacatcttggagagtaagagtggggctgggggaggagagaatggggggtgtggggacgggcccaacgggccctccccaacgggcacacttggagagtaagggtggggctgggggaggagagaatggggggtgtggggacgggcccaacgggccctcttttctaaatctgattaggaaaaaaaaaaaagacatctgattaggaaaaaaaaaaaaacgggcacacttggagagtaagagtggggctggggaaggagagaatggggggtgtggggacgggcccaacgggccctccccaacgggcacacttggagagtaagagtggggctgggggaggagagaatgggggtgtggggacgggcccaacgggccctcttttctagtataatactaaaactctgcgttcgtatgtagggatgtatgtgtgtatgtacggaagtttaacttacaaaccctactcctccaagacggtacaccaaagcgctacgatttttgtaccgccgtactcaccattaacctgggcaactattgtaagtactttcgttcaaattgaagctacctttttaaagctagagagatattaaagtttaaattttcatttctaacccttttcttcaaggggctacatttgtttccaaaagtttacagaaaatcatttagttttcagcaaggatttagttttcagcttgtgacggctacattgtttcgaaaagcttccaagaagtcttttttgttattgcaagtcaagtcaagtcaagtcaagtcacttttatttgtatagcacatttaaaacaacccacgttgaccaaagtactgcacatctgattaggaaaaaaaaaacaaacatctgattaggaaaaaaaaaaaaacgggcacacttggagagtaagagtggggctggggaaggagagaatggggggtgtggggacgggcccaacgggccctccccaacgggcacacttggagagtaatagtggggctgggggaggagagaatggggggtgtggggacgggcccaacgggccctcttttctagtctatctatctatctatatctatataatactaaaactctgcggtccaacattccgtatgtatgtatgtatatgtgtatgtacggaagattacttacaaaccctactcctcctagacggtacaccaaagcgctacgatttttgtaccgccgtattcaccattaacctgggcaactattgtaagtactttcgttcaaattgaagctgcctttttaaagctagagagatattaaagtttaaattttcatttctaacccttttcttcaaggggctacatttgtttccaaaagtttacagaaaaggatttagttttcagcaacgatttagttttcagcttgtgacggcggctacattgtttcgaaaagcttccaagaagtcttttttgttattgcaagtcaagtcaagtcaagtcaagtcacttttatttgtatagcacatttaaaaacaacccacgttgaccaaagtactgcacatctgattaggaaaaaaacccaaaacgatctgattaggaaaaaaaaaaaaaaaagaaggctatagtggtcacttgacatacacagatcaggaggacagagtaagagtggggctgggggaggagagaatggggggtgtggggacgggcccaacgggccctccccaacgggcacacttggagagtaagagtggggctgggggaggagagaatggggggtgtgggacgggcccaacgggccctcttttccgggcccaacgggcacacttggagagtaagagtggggctgggggagtgagaatggggggtgtggggacgggccaacgggccctcttttccgggcccaacgggcacacttggagagtaagagtggggctgggggaggagagaatggggggtgtggggacgggcccaacgggccctcttttctagtataatactaaaactctgcggtccaacattccgtatgtatgtatgtatatgtgtatgtacggaagattacttacaaaccctactcctcctagacggtacaccaaagcgctacgatttttgtaccgccgtattcaccattaacctgggcaactattgtaagtactttcgttcaaattgaagctacctttttaaagctagagagatattaaagtttaaatttttcatttctaacccttttcttcaaggggctacatttgtttccaaaagtttccagaaaaggatttagttttcagcaaggatttagttttcagcttgtgacggctacattgtttcgaaaaaaaaaaaagaaggctatagtggtcacttgacatacacagatcaggaggacagagtaagagtggggctgggggaggagagaatggggggtgtggggacgggcccaacgggccctcccaacgggcacacttggagagtaagagtggggctgggggaggagagaatggggggtgtggggacgggcccaacgggccctcttttccgggcccaacgggcacacttggagagtaagagtggggctgggggagtgagaatggggggtgtgggacgggcccaacgggccctcttttctagtataatactaaaactctgcgttcgtatgtagggatgtatgtgtgtatgtacggaagtttaacttacaaaccctactcctccaagacggtacaccaaagcgctacgatttttgtaccgccgtattcaccattaacctgggcaactattgtaagtactttcgttcNNNNNNNNNNNNNNNNNNNNNNNNNNNNNNNNNNNNNNNNNNNNNNNNNNNNNNNNNNNNNNNNNNNNNNNNNNNNNNNNNNNNNNNNNNNNNNNNNNNNNNNNNNNNNNNNNNNNNNNNNNNNNNNNNNNNNNNNNNNNNNNNNNNNNNNNNNNNNNNNNNNNNNNNNNNNNNNNNNNNNNNNNNNNNNNNNNNNNNNNNNNNNNNNNNNNNNNNNNNNNNNNNNNNNNNNNNNNNNNNNNNNNNNNNNNNNNNNNNNNNNNNNNNNNNNNNNNNNNNNNNNNNNNNNNNNNNNNNNNNNNNNNNNNNNNNNNNNNNNNNNNNNNNNNNNNNNNNNNNNNNNNNNNNNNNNNNNNNNNNNNNNNNNNNNNNNNNNNNNNNNNNNNNNNNNNNNNNNNNNNNNNNNNNNNNNNNNNNNNNNNNNNNNNNNNNNNNNNNNNNNNNNNNNNNNNNNNNNNNNNNNNNNNNNNNNNNNNNNNNNNNNNNNNNNNNNNNNNNNNtcctaaatggcccaccccttattcttaaactctgacacttgattctggactcccccaagatggggaacattttttctgcatagaGCCTGTCCAAATtattttatatcatatcatatcatatcatatatatacagccggaaacaggccttttcggcccaccaagtccgtgccgcccagcgatccccgtacattaacactatcctacacccactagggacaatttttacatttacccagccaattaacctacatactccttagagtgcagcacccgtagtcaggatcgaacctgagtctccggcgctgcattcgctgtaaagcagcaactctaccgctgcgctaccataagatcccttctcatcctaaattccagtgaatacaagcccagttgacatattctttcttcattatgttagtcccgccatcccaggaattaacctacgctgcactccctcaatagcaagaatgtccttcctcaaattaggagaccaatactccaggtgtggtctcaccagggcgctgtacaactgcagtaggatgtcCTTGCTTCTAAACTTAAATCCTTTCGCAATGAAGGCCTGCAGCACATGCCTGCTGCTGTGCGGGGAGCTGGCCAAGCGCGCCATGTCGGAAGGGAACAAAGGCAGTGACCAAATACACCAGCTCCAAGTAAGGATCCACACAAGCTGAAAAAGTCAACCACAATCACAACGGCTCTTTTAAGAGCCCCTTAAAGTCTCACTGAAAGAGGTGCAGCACTATTTCAACATGGAGTTGCAGCAAAATTGGTGAGTTTTGCTCCAACATGAGTTTCTAGCtgttaatgtcttttaaattttgcggTTCTTTCTCCTCACTGTCCTGGTGTTACTGCTGTGTTCCCATCCTCTGAACTGGCACGGAAACGTTATCTTATTCTCTCTCAGCTTGTCTGTGTCTTCAAATATTTCACCCAAAAATGTTAAATATCGAACAGATTAATGTGAACACAATACAGTATTTGCATTTTGCTGCTGTTGATGTGGTTTAATTGCTGTGGTGTATGTGATGTATTAACTGCAGTCCGCTGTGTTGTAAGTGCCCTGAATCTCACTTCTTATCGAGATCACAAGTTCTCGGTCCTTTCACTGAAACAACTTTTACATTTCAGTCTCAGATTTGACCCCAGTGTGTGAACAGTGACCTGTCCAAAACCTAATGCCCTTTACACAAAAACCCAACCTTCATTATGTTCTGTGAATCACATTTGTTCCGAATCGTTATCATATGAAATGAAtgggaggttaattcccagaatctcGTATCAGAGAATTAATTCATTCGCTGTCTGTATTGTAAATGTATTGGGATCAGGtaaagggtgaaggggggaaaccACATTCACACATTTATAATGTATCTGTCTTAGAGATTATTGTTAAAAAACCTGTTCTTCttttgaatgcaaggggaaatgTATAATTAATAGCATGACCATTAACACCATTGATGTACATAAAGATATTGGGGTCCCAttacataactccctgaaaatggcaacacgtaGAAAGAgcagtaaagaaagcatatggtatgtttgGCTTCATTATTCAGGGCATTAGGAGTCAGGGGTCATAGTgtagctttgtaggactttgcttcggccacatttggagtattgcgtgcagttctggttgccccattacaggaagagttTGGTtggtttggaaagggtgcagaggaggtttattgcaataatgcctggattacggggtattagctacagggagcagttggacaaacttggattgttttctccagaacgcCAGAGTTTGAAGGAAGACGTTATAATAGTGTGTAAAATTGTGAGAGGTAAAGATGAAATAGACAGTAAGACCCTTTTATTCACAGGTAAAAAATGGGaaaaactagaggccatagcttttaGTTGAGATGGGATGAGTTTAATGATGGTATGAAGGGcaagttattttaaaattatttacacaGAGTGTAGTGAGTActgggaatgcactgctgggggtgTTGGAGTAGGCAGATGGGACAGTGTCAATTGAGAGACTTCTGGACAGTCACGTTGAAGTGCAGGGGATGGagtgatatagattatgtgcaggcagataaaaattGGTCTTGGAGTCATGtttgtcacagacattgtggagcgaagggcctgttcctgtgctgtcctacaTGGGCGAGCTTTTCAAACTTCAGCTCATTTTGGGGACTGACGACTATGTTTTGGTGTTGCTATTATTGCCACTTGTTCATTGGAGAATGACATCACTCTCTGATTGGACTGTTCCTCTCACCAATGAGATTAGATGCTTCACCACCATTCATCCAGGAAGTACAAAGGCGAGGGAGAGAGAATCTCCTTATTTTTAGCAAAATGTCTGATGATGTGGGGAAGCGGGATTGGGAAAGCTTCCGGTCTGATACAGACCTCTTAGTGTGCGAATAAATGATGGTTGAAATCAAGGCAGCAAAGGTTATTCTGCAGGATTTAGAGCAAGATGGGTGAATGGCGACTCATCTCCAGCAGATACACAAGCTGGTTGCACTGAATGGAAATCCCTGCACCCTCCAAAGCCAGTGCTCAGCCCTTCCACAGACAATGTGggtggctctgaaaagagcctttGGGTCATTAGATTGATGGTTCATTGATTTACTTGCTCTTGGGCAGCACCCCGCCCTCAGCGATAGTCACCCCTCCCAGCAGCTTGTTGAGCTCCTCGTCGTTGCGGACGGCCAGCTGCAGGTGTCTGGGGATGATGCGGGTCTTCGTGTTGTCCCGGGCCGCGTTGCCGGCCAGCTTGAGGATTTCAGCCGTCAGATACTCGAACACAGCTCCAGCACCAACACGCTCATCATAGTTGCCCTTTCTCAGGAGCCTGTGAACACGGCCCACCGGGAACTGCAGTCCGGCCTGGGATGAGCGCGATTTAGGCTTTGCCTTGGCTTTGCTGCCGGTTTTCCCTCGTCCAG
It encodes:
- the LOC144609600 gene encoding histone H2A-like; this translates as MPQERMREDVLILCAPKFVEMTGRGKTGSKAKAKPKSRSSQAGLQFPVGRVHRLLRKGNYDERVGAGAVFEYLTAEILKLAGNAARDNTKTRIIPRHLQLAVRNDEELNKLLGGVTIAEGGVLPKSK